A single window of Candidatus Binataceae bacterium DNA harbors:
- a CDS encoding HAD family hydrolase, producing MRALLFDFGGTLDFPRHWLDRFVGHYHGAGLSLSRAELDPAFAAATLAGYRAGPAIWNYSLRELVAFMVDHQIRFLSNQKMKGHPFYGEPNQLPLIGEMKHLIQSAFVEESEIGLARSRGLISTLAQEFRIGVVSNFYGNLERVLDDAGFGRIITTVADSGRLGVYKPDAGIYAAALAMLGAEARAAVMVGDSLSKDCAPARRVGMRTVWLRHADATAIEPVEADFTIDTLDELEDVLCRMG from the coding sequence ATGCGCGCTCTCCTCTTCGACTTCGGTGGAACGCTAGATTTTCCGCGCCATTGGCTCGATCGTTTCGTCGGACACTACCACGGCGCCGGGCTGAGTCTCAGCCGCGCCGAGCTTGACCCGGCCTTTGCGGCGGCAACTTTGGCGGGTTATCGCGCAGGGCCGGCGATTTGGAATTACAGTCTGCGCGAACTGGTTGCGTTTATGGTGGATCACCAAATCAGATTCTTGAGTAATCAAAAGATGAAAGGACATCCGTTCTATGGAGAACCGAACCAACTTCCGCTCATTGGGGAAATGAAGCATCTTATCCAGTCGGCTTTTGTCGAGGAGTCCGAGATCGGACTCGCGCGTAGCCGCGGCCTTATCTCAACGCTCGCGCAGGAATTCAGGATCGGCGTGGTGTCGAACTTTTACGGCAATCTGGAGCGGGTGCTCGACGACGCCGGGTTCGGCAGGATTATCACGACAGTTGCGGATTCGGGGCGGTTGGGGGTCTACAAGCCCGACGCAGGAATCTATGCGGCGGCGCTCGCGATGCTCGGAGCCGAGGCGCGCGCGGCCGTGATGGTCGGTGATTCCCTGAGCAAAGACTGCGCGCCCGCCCGCCGCGTCGGGATGCGCACGGTTTGGCTGCGACACGCGGATGCAACCGCCATCGAACCGGTTGAAGCCGATTTCACGATCGATACGCTCGATGAGTTGGAGGATGTGCTATGCCGGATGGGCTGA
- a CDS encoding NTP transferase domain-containing protein, whose amino-acid sequence MPDGLSGAIIAAGRGERLRAASGGLPKPLVELGGKSLLLRQVEGLTRLGANPIHVIVNSETAALMGARQIRMPDQVQLIVADTPNSMESLLILGERIQSPRFLLSTVDAIVAEDELETFAAHAQLAMELRSLDGALGVVRWRGDHRPLFVETIADGAITHFGGEAAARVTAGIYLFTQRIFTYAAMAHARRLGALREFLGFLLEQRLRFIAIELKSAVDIDEAADLALARSIIASRATGESG is encoded by the coding sequence ATGCCGGATGGGCTGAGTGGCGCGATTATCGCGGCTGGACGCGGCGAACGTCTGCGAGCGGCCAGCGGCGGGCTGCCCAAGCCGTTGGTCGAGTTGGGCGGCAAATCGCTGCTCTTGCGTCAGGTTGAGGGGCTGACGCGGCTCGGCGCCAATCCGATCCACGTAATCGTTAATTCCGAAACGGCAGCTTTGATGGGGGCGCGGCAAATCCGCATGCCCGATCAGGTGCAATTGATTGTAGCCGATACGCCGAACTCGATGGAGTCGCTGCTGATTCTGGGTGAGCGGATCCAATCACCGCGGTTTCTCTTGAGCACGGTCGATGCGATCGTCGCTGAGGATGAACTGGAAACGTTCGCGGCACACGCGCAGCTCGCGATGGAATTACGCTCGCTGGACGGCGCGCTTGGCGTCGTGCGATGGCGCGGCGACCATCGGCCGCTGTTTGTCGAGACTATCGCCGACGGTGCGATCACTCACTTTGGCGGCGAAGCAGCCGCTCGCGTGACGGCCGGAATCTACCTCTTTACGCAGCGAATCTTTACGTATGCTGCCATGGCGCACGCGCGGCGACTCGGCGCGCTGCGCGAGTTTCTGGGGTTCCTGCTTGAGCAGCGGCTGCGGTTTATCGCGATTGAACTGAAGAGTGCAGTGGATATCGACGAGGCGGCAGATCTCGCTTTGGCCCGCTCGATAATCGCGAGCCGGGCGACGGGAGAATCCGGATGA
- a CDS encoding sigma 54-interacting transcriptional regulator, with protein MESESARFKLLYDLGCGFAARLELDELLPFIIKKCRDAMNADGSSLLLLDRERNEFYFPYVSGAEAEAITRLGGVRFSADQGFAGEALKTGRSVRVDNAQSDARFYQGADKTTGLVTRNLIATPLISPQGPLGVIEVVNRRGLEPFSSEDVHFLEALAGSITIAVENARFYAQMRTAEATLRTQVGALRRDLARQDRFSEMIGTSPAMAEVFALMETAAASSITVLIEGETGTGKELVARGIHRAGPRAEAPFLAVNCAAMPENLLESELFGHRRGAFTGALRDSPGLFRAATGGAVFLDEIGDMPLAMQAKLLRVLEEEEIVPVGESFPVKVDVRVLSATNRDLRAQIQRGTFREDLFYRIAVFPIRVPPLRERREDIPILANRFLTRAAPRHHKQLIGFDDAATRLLSAFSWPGNVRELQNEVERAAALARDGEIIGSDRLSAVLQSGSTPPAASTRAAASVSESQINLSDDLSVAAEINGDRSLREARAAFEARYIGEILQQCAGNLSRAAKKMGVSRVQLQRKVKEYGLR; from the coding sequence GTGGAAAGCGAAAGCGCGCGTTTCAAGCTGCTCTACGACCTAGGGTGCGGTTTCGCCGCGCGCCTCGAACTCGATGAGCTGCTGCCCTTCATCATCAAGAAGTGCCGCGATGCGATGAACGCCGACGGCTCGTCGCTGCTCCTGCTCGATCGCGAACGCAACGAATTTTATTTTCCCTACGTCTCCGGCGCCGAGGCCGAGGCCATTACGCGTCTGGGCGGCGTGCGCTTCTCCGCCGATCAGGGTTTCGCCGGCGAGGCGCTGAAAACCGGGCGCTCGGTGCGCGTGGACAATGCCCAGAGCGACGCGCGTTTTTATCAGGGCGCGGATAAGACCACCGGACTGGTTACGCGCAACCTGATCGCCACGCCGCTGATCTCACCGCAGGGTCCGCTCGGCGTGATCGAAGTGGTCAACCGGCGCGGCCTCGAACCCTTCTCCAGCGAGGATGTTCACTTCCTCGAGGCGCTGGCTGGCAGTATCACGATCGCGGTCGAGAACGCGCGCTTCTACGCACAGATGCGCACCGCCGAAGCGACCCTGCGGACCCAGGTCGGGGCGCTGCGCCGCGACCTCGCCCGCCAGGATCGCTTCAGCGAGATGATCGGCACCAGCCCGGCGATGGCCGAAGTGTTTGCGCTGATGGAGACCGCAGCGGCGTCGTCGATAACGGTGTTGATCGAGGGCGAGACCGGCACCGGCAAGGAGCTGGTAGCGCGCGGCATCCATCGCGCGGGCCCTCGCGCCGAGGCGCCGTTCCTCGCGGTGAACTGCGCGGCGATGCCCGAGAATCTGCTTGAGAGCGAACTCTTCGGCCATCGCCGCGGCGCCTTTACCGGCGCACTGCGCGATAGCCCGGGACTCTTCCGCGCTGCGACCGGCGGCGCGGTCTTTCTCGACGAGATCGGCGACATGCCGCTCGCGATGCAAGCCAAGCTGCTGCGCGTGCTCGAAGAGGAGGAGATCGTGCCGGTCGGCGAGAGCTTCCCGGTCAAGGTCGACGTCCGCGTCTTATCGGCTACCAATCGCGATCTGCGCGCGCAAATTCAACGCGGAACCTTCCGTGAAGACCTCTTTTACCGAATAGCGGTCTTTCCCATCCGCGTACCCCCCCTGCGCGAACGGCGCGAAGATATTCCCATTCTGGCGAATCGTTTCCTAACCCGCGCAGCCCCGCGCCATCATAAGCAACTCATCGGCTTCGATGACGCGGCGACGCGACTGCTCAGCGCCTTCTCGTGGCCGGGCAATGTCCGCGAGCTGCAAAATGAAGTTGAACGAGCCGCCGCGCTCGCCCGCGACGGCGAGATCATCGGCTCAGACCGCCTCTCGGCTGTCCTGCAATCGGGTTCAACGCCGCCCGCTGCATCAACGCGGGCCGCCGCCAGCGTGTCAGAATCGCAGATAAATCTGTCCGACGATCTTAGCGTCGCCGCTGAGATAAATGGCGACCGCTCGCTCCGCGAAGCGCGTGCCGCCTTCGAAGCCCGCTACATCGGCGAAATTCTCCAGCAGTGTGCGGGCAACCTCTCGCGGGCGGCCAAGAAGATGGGGGTTTCGCGGGTGCAGCTGCAGCGCAAAGTCAAGGAGTACGGCTTGCGTTAG
- the lpxD gene encoding UDP-3-O-(3-hydroxymyristoyl)glucosamine N-acyltransferase — MKLTELAQKLGLPIRGDGSVEIAGPAPIEMAGPGMITFATGPKYAAALRSSAAAAAIVPADLVGDAPGAVLISENPAFDFARALEVFFPPYRPSAGIHPSAAIAASARIGDNAHVGAYAVIGENVKIGRNAVIHPHVTIYANVRIGDDFVCHSQVSLREGVTIGNRVVILNGAVIGADGFGFVEHRGALLKVPQVGSVMLEDDVEIGANTTIDRATMGVTLIRRGVKLDNLIQVGHNCEVGEYSRMAAQSGLAGSVKLGSWCQFGGQSGCADHANIGDRVRVIAQAGVHNDLADDALVGGTPAIDLKVFRRMVAVEPRLPELARRLRALEKRAEQFGS, encoded by the coding sequence ATGAAGCTGACTGAACTTGCGCAAAAGCTCGGCTTGCCAATTCGCGGTGATGGATCAGTCGAGATCGCCGGCCCGGCTCCGATCGAGATGGCCGGGCCCGGCATGATTACCTTTGCGACCGGGCCGAAATACGCCGCGGCGTTACGATCCTCGGCCGCCGCCGCGGCGATCGTGCCCGCCGACCTCGTCGGCGATGCCCCGGGCGCCGTCTTGATCAGCGAGAATCCGGCGTTCGACTTCGCGCGCGCGCTCGAGGTCTTCTTTCCGCCCTATCGTCCCTCGGCCGGAATCCATCCGAGTGCCGCCATCGCCGCGTCGGCCCGGATCGGCGACAACGCCCATGTCGGCGCATACGCGGTGATTGGCGAGAACGTCAAGATCGGCCGCAACGCGGTGATTCATCCCCATGTAACGATTTACGCGAACGTCCGTATCGGTGACGACTTCGTCTGCCACAGCCAGGTTTCGCTTCGTGAGGGCGTCACGATCGGCAACCGCGTCGTGATTCTCAACGGTGCGGTGATCGGCGCCGACGGCTTCGGCTTCGTCGAGCATCGCGGCGCCTTGCTCAAGGTCCCGCAGGTCGGCAGCGTAATGCTCGAGGACGACGTCGAAATCGGCGCGAACACGACGATTGATCGCGCCACGATGGGCGTGACGCTCATCCGGCGTGGCGTCAAACTCGACAATCTGATTCAGGTGGGGCACAACTGCGAGGTTGGCGAATACTCGCGGATGGCGGCGCAGTCCGGCCTCGCCGGTTCGGTCAAGCTCGGGAGCTGGTGCCAGTTCGGCGGACAATCGGGCTGCGCCGATCATGCTAATATCGGCGATCGGGTTCGCGTCATTGCGCAGGCGGGCGTGCATAACGATTTGGCGGACGACGCTCTGGTCGGCGGCACGCCGGCGATCGATCTGAAAGTCTTCCGTCGGATGGTTGCGGTCGAGCCGCGCCTACCCGAACTTGCGCGACGCTTGCGCGCGCTCGAGAAACGCGCCGAACAATTCGGCTCCTGA
- a CDS encoding IS1595 family transposase: MNIWKDGEPQIARQMTLADFDRMFPDETACKLYLTLKRWPGGVQCPRCANTKVYESTKRPFHWQCMKCGPGKRRPYRFSVTVGTVFENTNYKLLVWFKVLYLILTSKKGISALQIHRMIGSGSYRTAWFMCHRLRAGLADEGFRKLMGIVEVDETYIGGLNANRPLKKRFAQKGRGPSGKTAVIGAIARKGNVTCQIIEDTSIPTISRFVRKAVSDKVSLVATDEGAGYRSLHREFPHDTVDHKALEYVRGEVHTNNIESFWSLLKRGIIGTYHNVSTKYLPLYLNEFQFRHNNRKNPDIFGEAVRGC, from the coding sequence ATGAACATATGGAAAGATGGCGAACCGCAGATTGCCCGCCAGATGACGCTTGCTGACTTTGACCGGATGTTTCCTGATGAAACGGCGTGCAAGCTCTACCTGACCCTGAAGCGCTGGCCCGGAGGCGTTCAGTGCCCGCGCTGCGCCAATACCAAGGTTTACGAGAGCACCAAGCGCCCGTTCCATTGGCAGTGCATGAAATGCGGTCCAGGAAAGCGCAGGCCCTATCGGTTCTCGGTCACGGTCGGTACTGTATTCGAGAACACTAATTACAAACTGCTGGTTTGGTTTAAGGTTCTGTATCTGATCCTTACCAGCAAGAAGGGAATCAGCGCGCTTCAGATTCACCGCATGATCGGAAGCGGCTCCTACCGTACGGCTTGGTTCATGTGCCATCGGCTTCGCGCTGGACTCGCCGACGAGGGATTCCGCAAGTTGATGGGTATTGTCGAAGTTGACGAGACCTATATCGGTGGACTCAATGCAAACCGACCGCTGAAAAAGCGCTTCGCCCAGAAAGGACGCGGCCCGTCCGGAAAAACTGCGGTTATTGGAGCTATCGCCCGCAAAGGTAACGTCACCTGTCAAATCATCGAAGATACTTCCATCCCGACCATTTCGCGGTTCGTCCGTAAAGCGGTCTCCGACAAGGTTAGCTTGGTCGCCACCGATGAAGGCGCGGGCTATCGCTCTTTGCATCGTGAGTTTCCGCACGACACGGTTGACCATAAGGCACTCGAATACGTTCGCGGCGAAGTACATACGAACAATATCGAAAGCTTTTGGAGTCTGCTGAAGCGCGGAATTATCGGCACCTATCACAACGTGAGCACGAAATACCTGCCGCTGTACCTGAATGAGTTTCAGTTTCGCCACAATAACCGCAAAAATCCTGACATATTCGGCGAGGCGGTAAGAGGATGCTGA
- the waaF gene encoding lipopolysaccharide heptosyltransferase II translates to MDEVSPTPTSPHRPAPRALEIVPQRILVKEVNWLGDLVMSLPALRAVRAAFPAARLAVLVRENLAGFFDGIDWINETITYRDASGLRVLRRNWHVVRGIRARSFDLAILFPNSFESALWMTLARIPNRAGYATGGRRPLLTHRATPAPDALGGHQAGYWLGMVRDTLGAQTSAETTGEQLEPSRDNLARIRAWLDTQRGRHVGALVAIAPIAAYGAAKEWPSARYVELINRLQEVHGARCVIVGAASERTRCEQLAAVARGGAIVAAGALSLGEQIALLSLCDGFAGNDSGAMHLAAALGIATVGIFGSTNPARTGPLGPRARFILHPPPCSPCLARTCRFGHYDCLHAITASEVAATLVQLGAFDHPEI, encoded by the coding sequence ATGGATGAAGTCTCACCCACGCCGACATCGCCACATCGGCCCGCTCCGCGTGCGCTAGAGATCGTTCCGCAGCGGATTCTCGTCAAGGAGGTCAACTGGCTCGGCGACCTCGTGATGAGCCTGCCGGCGCTGCGCGCCGTACGCGCCGCTTTTCCAGCCGCCCGGCTCGCCGTCCTGGTCAGAGAGAACCTCGCAGGTTTCTTCGACGGTATCGACTGGATCAACGAGACGATCACCTACCGCGACGCTTCCGGCTTGCGCGTCCTGCGCCGCAATTGGCATGTGGTTCGGGGAATTCGTGCGCGAAGTTTTGACCTCGCGATACTCTTTCCCAACAGCTTCGAGTCGGCGCTATGGATGACGCTGGCGAGAATTCCCAATCGCGCCGGCTACGCGACCGGCGGGCGGCGGCCTCTCTTGACCCATCGCGCCACACCGGCGCCGGACGCACTCGGCGGCCACCAGGCGGGTTATTGGCTGGGGATGGTGCGCGATACTCTGGGCGCGCAGACTAGCGCCGAAACGACCGGCGAACAGCTCGAGCCTTCGCGCGATAATCTCGCACGGATCCGCGCATGGCTCGATACTCAGCGCGGCCGGCACGTCGGAGCGCTGGTCGCGATCGCTCCGATCGCGGCGTACGGCGCGGCCAAGGAGTGGCCCTCCGCGCGTTACGTCGAGCTGATCAATCGCTTGCAGGAAGTGCACGGCGCACGATGCGTGATCGTTGGCGCTGCTTCGGAGCGAACCCGCTGCGAACAGCTTGCGGCGGTCGCGCGCGGCGGTGCGATCGTTGCCGCGGGAGCGCTCTCCTTGGGTGAGCAGATAGCACTGCTGAGTCTCTGCGATGGCTTCGCCGGTAACGACTCGGGCGCGATGCATCTGGCGGCGGCGCTCGGCATTGCGACGGTCGGGATCTTCGGCTCGACTAACCCAGCGCGCACCGGACCGCTCGGGCCGCGTGCCCGCTTTATCCTTCATCCCCCGCCGTGCAGCCCGTGTCTGGCGCGCACCTGCCGCTTCGGACACTACGACTGTCTGCACGCTATTACCGCGAGCGAAGTCGCGGCGACGCTCGTGCAGCTCGGCGCTTTCGACCATCCTGAAATATAG
- the gatB gene encoding Asp-tRNA(Asn)/Glu-tRNA(Gln) amidotransferase subunit GatB, with the protein MNESISSETYEAVIGLEVHAHLATRSKLFCGCANGFGAGPNEHTCPVCLGMPGVLPVLNRDAVELAIRMGLAAHCTIAPDSIFARKSYFYPDLPKGYQISMYDQPLCIGGYIEIPHNGGVRPIRLVRIHMEEDAGKNIHEGDFSLVDFNRSGVPLVEVVSEPDIRTAAEAAAYLHALRALLRYTGASEARMEEGNFRCDVNVSVRPRGSEKFGSRTEIKNLNSIRFVEDAIGHEVARQIDVIAAGGRIPQETLLWDPVRAETRPMRSKEFANDYRYFPEPDLPPLRVSAEMIEQIAAAMPVLPAQLRENLVRDYGLTAYEAGVLTEDRELADYFTNLLAVGLKNYKAAANWVMTEVLRLVNESGKPLAEAAPAAAETGALLKLIEDGAISLNAAKTAFAAMVKSGKSATATVGELGLMQVSDEAAIADACDRVIERHIRKVGEYRAGRDKLFGFFVGSVMKEMSGKGNPRMVNDILKRKLDG; encoded by the coding sequence ATGAACGAGTCAATTTCTTCAGAAACCTATGAAGCGGTAATCGGACTCGAAGTCCACGCCCATCTGGCGACCCGCTCGAAACTGTTTTGCGGATGCGCGAACGGCTTCGGCGCCGGACCCAACGAGCATACGTGCCCGGTATGTCTCGGGATGCCGGGAGTGTTGCCGGTGCTCAATCGGGACGCGGTCGAGCTGGCGATTCGGATGGGACTCGCCGCCCATTGCACCATCGCGCCCGATTCGATCTTCGCGCGCAAGAGCTACTTCTATCCGGACCTGCCCAAGGGCTATCAGATCAGCATGTATGATCAGCCGCTGTGTATCGGCGGCTATATCGAGATTCCCCATAACGGCGGGGTAAGGCCTATCCGCCTCGTGCGCATTCACATGGAGGAAGACGCCGGCAAGAACATCCACGAAGGCGACTTTAGCCTGGTTGATTTCAACCGTTCCGGCGTGCCGCTCGTCGAGGTTGTCAGCGAGCCTGATATTCGCACGGCCGCCGAGGCCGCGGCCTACCTGCACGCGCTGCGCGCGTTGCTGCGCTATACCGGCGCATCCGAGGCGCGGATGGAAGAGGGCAACTTCCGCTGCGACGTCAATGTCTCGGTCAGGCCCAGGGGCTCGGAAAAATTCGGCTCACGGACCGAAATCAAAAATCTCAATTCGATCCGCTTCGTCGAGGATGCGATAGGTCACGAAGTCGCGCGCCAGATTGACGTTATCGCGGCGGGCGGCCGCATCCCGCAGGAAACCCTGCTGTGGGATCCGGTGCGCGCAGAGACCCGCCCGATGCGTTCCAAGGAGTTCGCCAACGACTATCGTTATTTCCCCGAGCCCGACCTGCCGCCGCTGCGCGTAAGCGCCGAAATGATCGAGCAGATCGCCGCGGCGATGCCGGTGCTGCCTGCCCAGCTTCGCGAAAACCTCGTGCGCGACTATGGGCTAACGGCATACGAAGCGGGCGTGCTCACCGAAGATCGCGAGCTGGCCGACTACTTCACCAATCTGCTCGCCGTGGGCCTCAAAAATTACAAGGCTGCAGCCAACTGGGTGATGACCGAAGTCCTCCGCCTGGTCAACGAGAGCGGCAAGCCGCTCGCCGAGGCCGCGCCCGCGGCGGCAGAAACGGGCGCGCTGCTCAAACTAATCGAGGACGGCGCGATCAGCCTCAACGCCGCGAAGACCGCTTTCGCCGCGATGGTCAAGTCGGGCAAAAGCGCCACTGCCACAGTCGGCGAACTGGGCCTGATGCAGGTCTCCGATGAGGCCGCGATCGCAGACGCATGCGATCGCGTAATCGAAAGACATATCCGCAAAGTCGGCGAATATCGCGCGGGCCGCGACAAGCTCTTTGGCTTCTTCGTCGGCTCGGTCATGAAGGAGATGAGCGGCAAGGGCAATCCGCGCATGGTCAACGACATTCTCAAACGCAAGCTCGACGGTTGA
- the gatA gene encoding Asp-tRNA(Asn)/Glu-tRNA(Gln) amidotransferase subunit GatA — MFRLTIAEARDRLVRREISAQELTRACLDRIAELERRLNAFITVCPREALEQAAAADARLARGDAPALCGIPLAIKDIYLTRGIRTTCASKILGNFVAPYDATVIARLREAGAVFVGKANMDEFAMGSSSENSAFGPTRNPYDLTRVAGGSSGGSAAAVAAEECLAALGTDTGGSIREPASFCGVVGLKPTYSRVSRFGVIAFASSLDQVGPFTKTVRDAAIMLRELAGSDPQDSTCSARPVPDYERALTGDIEGLRIGVPREYFVSGMNPEVEESVRTALRQFESLGAKLVEISLPHTDYAIATYYIVATAEASANLARYDGIRYGLRVDADNNIELYNRTRARGFGAEVKRRIMLGTFALSSGYYDAYYLKAQQVRTLIRRDFEAAFARCDLIATPVAPTTAFRLGEKTADPMQMYLSDIFTISVNLAGLPGLSLPCGYDGAGLPIGLQIIGAPFGEEAMLRAADAYENSGACERRTPPLRSAA; from the coding sequence TTGTTCAGACTGACTATCGCCGAGGCCCGCGATCGCCTCGTGCGCCGCGAAATCTCCGCGCAGGAGCTGACGCGCGCCTGCCTCGATCGCATCGCCGAGTTGGAGCGCCGTCTCAACGCCTTCATCACGGTCTGCCCGCGCGAAGCTCTGGAGCAGGCCGCGGCGGCGGACGCGCGGCTCGCGCGCGGCGACGCCCCGGCGCTCTGCGGCATCCCGCTCGCGATCAAGGACATCTATCTGACCCGCGGCATCCGGACGACCTGCGCGTCAAAGATCCTCGGCAATTTCGTCGCGCCCTACGACGCCACGGTGATCGCACGGCTGCGGGAGGCCGGCGCAGTCTTCGTCGGCAAGGCCAATATGGACGAGTTCGCGATGGGCTCGTCGAGCGAGAATTCCGCCTTCGGGCCGACGCGCAATCCCTACGATTTGACGCGCGTCGCCGGCGGCTCGTCGGGCGGCTCGGCCGCGGCGGTCGCTGCGGAGGAGTGTCTCGCCGCGCTCGGCACCGATACCGGCGGCTCGATCCGCGAGCCGGCATCGTTCTGCGGCGTCGTCGGCCTCAAGCCGACCTACAGCCGCGTCAGCCGCTTCGGCGTAATCGCTTTCGCTTCGTCGCTCGATCAGGTCGGCCCCTTCACCAAGACCGTGCGCGACGCCGCGATCATGTTGCGCGAGCTCGCGGGCAGCGACCCGCAGGATTCGACCTGTTCGGCGCGGCCCGTTCCCGATTACGAGCGCGCGCTGACCGGCGACATCGAGGGGCTGCGAATCGGCGTCCCGCGCGAATACTTCGTCAGCGGGATGAATCCTGAAGTCGAGGAGTCTGTACGCACCGCGTTGCGGCAGTTTGAGTCGCTGGGCGCGAAGCTGGTCGAAATCTCGCTGCCGCATACCGATTATGCGATCGCGACTTACTACATTGTCGCGACCGCCGAGGCGAGCGCCAATCTCGCGCGCTACGACGGCATCCGCTACGGCCTGCGCGTCGATGCCGACAACAATATCGAGTTGTATAACCGGACGCGCGCGCGCGGCTTCGGCGCCGAGGTCAAACGGCGGATCATGCTCGGCACCTTCGCACTCTCGAGCGGCTATTACGACGCCTACTATTTGAAGGCGCAGCAGGTGCGCACGCTGATTCGGCGTGACTTTGAAGCGGCCTTCGCGCGCTGCGACCTTATCGCTACGCCGGTCGCGCCAACCACGGCTTTTCGCCTGGGCGAGAAGACGGCCGATCCAATGCAGATGTACCTCTCGGACATTTTTACGATTTCGGTTAATCTGGCGGGACTGCCCGGGCTCTCGCTCCCTTGCGGCTACGACGGCGCCGGGCTGCCGATCGGCTTGCAGATCATCGGCGCACCGTTCGGCGAAGAGGCGATGCTGCGCGCGGCCGACGCCTACGAAAACTCGGGCGCTTGCGAGCGCCGGACACCGCCGTTGCGCAGTGCGGCTTAA
- the gatC gene encoding Asp-tRNA(Asn)/Glu-tRNA(Gln) amidotransferase subunit GatC: MSDSRITLEQVRHVARLARLELAPEEEGALQNDLSAILTYVDKLNQLDTSAIPPTAQVGEIGVPMRADEVLNAPAAEPMLANAPARQDHFFRVPKIIE, encoded by the coding sequence ATGTCTGACAGCCGCATAACCCTCGAGCAGGTCCGTCATGTCGCGCGCCTGGCCCGGCTCGAACTGGCGCCCGAGGAAGAAGGTGCGCTGCAGAATGACCTCAGCGCGATCCTCACTTACGTGGACAAGCTCAATCAGCTCGACACCAGCGCCATCCCGCCAACTGCTCAGGTCGGCGAGATCGGCGTTCCGATGCGCGCCGATGAGGTTCTCAACGCGCCGGCGGCCGAACCGATGCTCGCGAACGCGCCCGCACGTCAGGACCATTTCTTTCGGGTGCCAAAGATTATCGAGTAG
- a CDS encoding YraN family protein codes for MPPIPSHSRSIRNWIRRPYIALGELLDRCYEELPWRRRLPLGPRGEQIARRYLRRCGYLILARNYRAMGAEIDLVALDDAALVFVEVKARSGLEAGTPQEAVDERKQEQIRRAAEAYVAARHAHGVATRFDVIAITGAGRRRKLELIKDAF; via the coding sequence ATGCCGCCAATACCGTCGCACAGCCGCTCAATCCGCAACTGGATCCGAAGGCCGTACATCGCGCTGGGCGAGCTCCTGGATCGCTGCTACGAGGAGCTGCCGTGGCGCAGACGGCTCCCGCTCGGTCCGCGCGGCGAGCAGATCGCACGGCGCTATCTGCGCCGCTGCGGCTATTTGATTCTAGCGCGGAACTATCGCGCGATGGGCGCTGAAATCGATCTCGTCGCGCTCGACGACGCCGCGCTGGTGTTCGTCGAGGTCAAGGCGCGCAGCGGCCTCGAGGCCGGGACGCCGCAGGAGGCGGTGGACGAGCGCAAGCAGGAGCAGATCCGCCGCGCGGCCGAGGCCTATGTCGCCGCCCGCCACGCCCACGGCGTCGCGACCCGCTTTGACGTAATCGCGATTACCGGGGCCGGACGCCGGCGCAAGCTCGAACTGATAAAGGATGCGTTCTAA